Sequence from the Nitrospinota bacterium genome:
TATTTACGCGCCCACGTAACTTTATCCAGGGTACGTTCAAGATTCGCCGCACGGACTCAGGCGAGCTTCCATTGGAAGATGATCTTATCCGTACCGTCAAAAACGGTCTTCCGGGTTCGGCAATGCCGGCCTGGGGTGAGTTTTTGTCGGACGATGAAATCGTAGCGGTTGTCAACTTTGTTAAAACTCTGGTTCAGGACCGGAGTTTTGATGATGCGGATGATACTGTGAACGTTCAGGATTTTGGCACCAATCCCTGGGGCACCAAAGCCCCTTATCATTTAGGGATACCGCAGGAAGCCATTGATCAAGGCAAAGAAATTTTTACCAAGAATAAATGCTTTGAGTGTCATGGTGGTGAAGGTCGCGGCGATGGTAACCCAACTATGAAAGATGATTGGGGTTTCCCGATTGTTGCCGCAAATTGGCAGCAATGCTGGAACTTCCGTGGTAGCCGACGGAACCATTACGATCCTTTCAATGTGGTGCGAACTGTTTCCACAGGGTTGAATGGCACGCCGATGCCGAACTTCAAAGATCGTATTACGGTTGAAGACCGGTGGAAGCTGGCGGCTTTTGTTAACTCTCTTTGTCCAAGAAAGAAAATAGACAACTTGACGAGCAAGCCGATTCCGGATTTTCTCATCAGTTCCAAATACACTGAAGGGAAAGTTGTTCCCAAGATTGACGATCCTTCCTGGTATATTCCAGATGATGATCCGAGCATCAAACCCTGGGCAAAAGAGTTTAAGGACAACCCAAAAAAGCATTACATCGCGATGGCGGGCCAGATTACCCGGGGAAAAAGAAACTTTGATCCCAAAACGGATAATCTTTGGGTGTCTTCCCGATGGAGTGCTGAGGATAATGCGGTTTATTACCTGTTAGAGTATCACCTGCGCTTCATGTCTACCGACCCTGAATATCCGGATGCGGTTGCCATGCAGTGGCCAGCCAAACTTCAAGATCTCTTTGGAGCTGAAAAGCCTTACTTTATCAATGGCGATTCCAAAAAACCCGTTGATATCTGGAAGGCGAATTTGATGGTACAGGATTACACTCCGACCAACGCTCCTAATGCAAAGGGGTATCAAGTTAAAGGCAGTGTCCAGGAAATAGTTGGACATGGCATTGAAGCTTTGGAAGTGAAAAAAGGCGGTCAGGTGGAGATTGTGGATTCTCTTTTTCAACAAGGTAAAGTCAGGGTGATGCTGAGACGATCCTTGAAGACTGAAGGAGAGTTTGACGTACAGATCCCAACTGAGACCTTCATTCCCGTTTCTTTTTTGCAGTGGGCGGGTGTTGATAAGGAGAAGGATGAGCACATGGCTATTTCAACCTGGTATTACACCATTTTGGAGCCGCCTCTGCCCGATTCGTTGTACTACATGCCTCCGATCATGGCCGTTGTTTTCATCGGTCTGCAGGGCTGGTTGGTGTGGATGACCAAACGGACTCGAAGGATGTACGACGAGGGTAAAGTTAGACGAGATATTATTCCTGAATAATATGTCGTGATAGAAGTGAATATGAAAAGCCCGCCGAAAGGCGGGCTTTTTTTTTGTTTTTATTTTAAGGAGAAAATAGGTTGGGAACAACCTGAGGAAGTGGCCCCTTGTGGATAAGGAGGGAATTAGGTGATATTATTCCTCTACAGTTTGTTCCAGATCCATATTTCCTTCAATGATTTCCTTTAGAGCCAGGGAGAAGAAATATTTTGGAGAAGAATACTCAGACGCATCCACCTCAATGGTGGGTTGGGCGCCTTTTTCGAGCTGGTGAACCCTTTGAGAGACAAGAATGCATAACAGGTACCGGCTCTTTACAACCTCGAGCGCCCTGCGGGTTAATTCGTTATTCTCCTGAAAATCCAGTGTTAACACAAAATTTCTCCCGGTTTAAAGATTGAGTTGCAAATCTACCTGCATTTTATGGTTTTGTGAGAGCGGTGTCAAACCCTAAGCCTTTAATCGCCTTATCTTTATCGGTCAAACAAGTAGATCTCGGATAGTATATACAACTTTTTTAACCTGCTCTGACGATATTTCTCTATGGAGCACGGCGCGAAAAATACCCGGTTCGATCATCAGTATTTTAACTCCCCTGAAATCAAGGGTGTTTATAAAGCTATCAGGGGTCATCACGGGGTGGTTCAATTTAAAAAATATAATGTTTGTTTTAATTTGGTGCAGGTTTAATTCAATTCCCACGATATTTTCCAGGCCTTGGGCGAGTTCCTGGGTGAGTTGATGGTCTTTTTTTAGCTCGTTGATCTGGTTTTCCAGAGCAACGAGGCCTGCTGCTGCCAGGTGACCGGCCTGTCGCATCCCTCCGCCGACCATTTTACGAAGTTTTCTGGCCTTGCGGGCAAACTCCTCGGTACCGCATACAAGCGACCCTACGGGTGCTGACAGTCCCTTTGAAAGACAGAACATGACCGAATCCACATGGCGAGCCAGGACAGACACTTCAGTATTTAACGCGATTGCCGCGTTGAAGACCCGGGCCCCATCCAGATGAATTTTCAACGAATGTCTGCTTGCTAAATCAGCCACCTCTTCCATATAGGCAGGCGTTAACGGCGAACCTTGACAATAGTTGTGGGTGTTTTCCAGACAGATCAGACGGGTGGGAGGGTAGTGGAGATCGGAATGTCTCACCGCTTTTTCAATTTTATCCAACGGCAAGGTTCCGTCTTCAGAATTTGAGACGATATACGGGTGGACCCCTCCCAGAGCAGAAACTCCCCCGACTTCATTCAGGAAGATGTGACTGCGGTCTCCAAGAATGATTTCATCGCCTCTTGCGCAGTGCGCCAGAATGGATATTAAGTTCCCCATCGTTCCACTGGGTACGAACAGCGCCGCTTCTTTCCCTGTTATCTCCGCCGCTTTCTCTTCAAGTTTATTGACGGTTGGATCTTCTCTGAAAACGTCATCTCCCACATCTGCCTTGGCCATAGCTTCGCGCATGGCCTTTGTTGGCTGAGTCAGGGTATCGCTTCTGAGGTCAATCGGTTTCATTTTGTTCCTGATGCGGTGCGGTTGACGGGCGCTTTTTCTTTTCCAGATGATTCCTTTTAATTCGGTAATAAACGATGGAAATCAAGAATACGGGAAATATCATCCCAAACAAAAGAATCTTTTGGACTTGTCCCGGTTGGAAATCAAACAAAAGCAGTGCTCTATATTCAAATTGTGTTGCAAAAACCAGAATAAACGAGAAGATCAAAATATACCCTAGTCTTTTGGAACCCTTGGGACCGGGAAAAACCAGTGAATAGGCGATGAAGTTCAAACCCAGAAAAAGAATTCCGTTTAGGAACATCAGATATATGATTGTATTTTGATCTTGAGTGAGCATGAGGGCACAGAAAAAGGGAGATTAATCTTCAACTATTTTACAGGGTTTGCTCGGCAGGTGAAACCTAAATGCTCAATGGAAGTTGGGTTGGATAAAAAGCACAGGGTGGGGGAATAAAAAAGGCCAGACGGAAAAACCGCCTGGCCTGATTTTTATCGATTAAAGCGATTGCGTTTTAGAAATAAAATAATGCGTTGAGAGCAACCGTGTCCTGAGTTTTTCGCGTATCTCCGGCACCGCTACCCCAAAAGGCCTTTTGGTTGGACTGGTCATGCCGGTATTCCGCCCGCACGACCAAATTTTGATTGATTCGGACTTCCGGAGTCAGGGTGACTGCCCAGAGCTCCTGACCTTGTCCCGTAGGCAGGGTTGCCGCCGTAGTGGCTCGTGTTCCGTCCAGGTCATTAAAGACTTGGCCTCTTAAATTGATCGAAAACCATTTATTGTAGTCGTGGCGGACGATAGTGGATATCCCCCACCATTCCGCGTCTCCTCTCGTACCAGCCGCGCCGTTGGCCTGTATCCCATAAGCCAAATTTATTTGCGCCAGGGTGTTGTTGGTCAACTTGACATCCAGGACGGCATCGAAAAGATTGGTTACATCGTTGGAAAACGAGGCCTGATTTCCAATTGTTTCTGGTCCTGACACCCAATTGAGCAATAGGGAAACGCTATCATTGGGAGTGATGGCAATCTGCGCTCCCACGGATTTGCCATCATTATTTTCGACCGTGTTATCCCAGCCGTTGGCGACCATGCCCAGGACGCTGATCATATCGTTGATGGTGTACGAGGCGCGAAGGCCGGTGTGGGTGAAGGGACCGAAACTAAACAACCACGACCGGGAAAAGTTGTAGTTCCAGCCATCGTAACCATCCATCACTTCAGCGCCGATATGGGTGTTGAATTTTCCAAAGTCCAGCTGCAGGCCGGACCCAATGGGGGCTTTATATGAAACAAAACCCTGCTGAACATCGAACTGGTGGGATTGCGTATCTCCTGTATCGTCGGCGGACTGGTTGACTTCGGGCTGACTGAAGCCATACGTGAGATCTGTTCGGAATCCGACGTCTCCAGACTTCGGGGTGTCCTTTAGAAACACCAACTCGCCGACATCGAATTTGAAACTGTTATGGTCCTTGTCATAAACCCGATTGACGTTGGTCGCCGAATTGGGCGCACGCTGGGTGGGTTGATTGAAATTGAAAGTGTAGGATGAGGAGGCAAAGGCATGCATTTCAACACCCTCCAATACCTTAAGAGAAACATCAGTGGCTTGAGCGGGCCCTGCCAATAAGGTGAAACCGAGCAAGAGCAATATACATTTAGCGGTGAATCTTTTCATCCTCTCCTCCTTTTTAGGCGAATCGAAACAGTATCTCGAACTGTTGGTGAATGCAGACATTATTTTTATTAGGATAAAATGTCAATCAAATAATTTGGTTATCCGATACTTAAATCAAACCGCCAATTTATACTGGCAGTTAGAGGTAAAAAACTGAGTGCAAAAAATTATGATTCAAATCTTAACTGATTATAACATACTTATTAATAATTAAACCAGGTTGTAACCCGTTTCTCCATGTTGAGTGGTGTCGAGTCCCATTTCTTCATCTTCATCATTGACACGGAACCCGATGGTTTTATCTATAACGGTAACAATCACAAAAGTAACAACGAACGAGTAGGCCGCCGCCGCCGCGATGCCAATGATTTGAACTCCTACCTGTTTTAAATTTCCTGCTAAAAGCCCCGTTCCGCCCACTGTGACAAACAGCCCTGTGGCCAGGGCGCCCCACGCTCCGCCAATGCCATGAATCCCGAAAGCGTCCAGGGAATCGTCATAGCCCATTTTGACTTTCAAGATGACGGCGCCGTAGCAAAAGACCCCGGCGGCAAATCCGATGACCATGGCCCACAAAGGTTCCACGAACCCGGCCGCCGGGGTGATCGCGACCAAACCGGCAACAATTCCCGAAGCCGCTCCCAGGGCGCTGGCTTTGCCAGCTTTATAAAACTCCATGACCACCCAGCCAAGCAGACCTGCGCCTGTTGCTACCTGAGTATTGGTGAATGCCAGGACTGCGATTTCATTTGCGGCCAGTGCGCTTCCGGCATTGAAACCAAACCATCCGAACCAAAGAAGACCTGCACCGAGAAGAGTAAAGGGCAGGCTGTGAGGAATCATCAGTTTGCCAGGGAATCCGCGCCGTTTTTTAAGAACTAAAGCGGCAGACAGACCGGCGACGCCTGAAGAAATATGGACCACTGTTCCGCCCGCAAAATCAAACACTCCCAGGTCGCTCAACCAGCCACCGCCCCATACCCAATGGCAGATAGGGTCATAAACCAGGGTCGACCAGACAAAAATAAAGATAATATAAGAGTTGAACTTCACACGTTCGGCCATGCCTCCACTGATGAGAGCGACGGTGATGATTGCGAACATCAATTGAAACATACAAAATAAATATTCAGGGATGGTTCCACTGAGGTCGGTATAACTGATGCCACTTAAAAAAGCCTTATCCAGGTTTCCGACGAAACTTCCAATATCCTCTCCAAAGGACAAAGAATATCCAATGAGGACCCATTGAACCGTTATGACTCCCAGGGGCACAAAGCTGTGCATCAGAGTTCCCAGAACATTTTTTCTTCGGACCATGCCCCCATAGAAAAGAGCCAGGCCTGGAAGCATGAGCATCACAAGCGCCGAGGAAATCATGATCCATGCCGTGTCCGCATAATTGATCTTTGCCGCCTCTTCGGCTCCTGCCAGGGGTACTGGAGAACACGCCATCAGGATTAAAAGCGCAATGGCTATCCGATGCCCTTGATGTTTGATTTTCATGAAACGCGGCCTCCCTTTATAAGTTGCACCTGTTTGGTGTGTTGATACTCATTACGATCTCCACAACACTTTTTTCTTTACTTGCTTCGAAACCATTGACTTCATCGCCAGGAGGGATTCATCCCAACGATTTGTTCATCTATTATTTCTTATAGTTTTCAATTCCTGTGCCAAGGGGAAGGAGAACCATTTTTTTTATGAAAAAACCCTTAACCTTTTAATTTTTAAGATGTTATTTTATGCAAGGGATTTTGGTCTCCTAGCGAGTAGAAATTTTGTATCCGTGCTTTGCTGAGAAATCGGGCAGTAGCGATTGGTAAATGCATCACAATGAGACAGAAAAATTGAAGATGGCAACGGTCTCACCATAATTTATGAATTAAGCCTTTATCGGTTCTCTGAATATGTTAGAATTGTTTGTCAAAATTATGACTGCCGAATTTGGCAGGTTTCACAGATACAGGGAACCCCTTCCTCCTGCTTCAGGTTTAACTGTTGAAAAATCAAAATGTTATTTTTTTTCATTCGGAGATGAGCACTATTGGCACATTCTTTGCTCCGATAATGTATTGTCCTGAAATGTTGGGTTATTTGTGCAGTTAAGCAATTTAAGGCTTAGAACATTCAGCCAATAAGGGGTTTTAAATTGCAATTCAAAAGGACGGCAAAGGGGATTGAAGAGCGGCTCAAGGGACTCTTGCCCCAAGTTAAGAATCGACTACTAAAAGCCTTAGACGAAGTAGACGTATCCATCGGCCTTGGGAGGGCTGTGAATGGCTGAACAACGAGAAGATATTCTGGACGAAGTCGATATAGACGATCAAGCTCCGGCAAAAAAGTCCTCCCTTAAGATGATCTTCATTTTATTGGTGGTTTTATCGGCGCTTGGGGGCGGTGGGTATTACGCCTATATAACTTATTTTAACGAGCAAGCCCCGGCGGCGGTGGCTTCCAAGGAATCTGCTCAGCAAGAAGCGCCCAATCTTGGGGTCATGTTTCCTCTGGACCCGTTCGTTGTGAATCTGGCGGGAAGTGAGGGAAAAAGATTTTTAAAGGTAACGGTATCCCTTGAGTTGAGCGCCCCGGAAGTGCATGTGGAAGTTAAAGAGAACCTGCAAAAAATTACGGACTCTATTCTGGTTCTTTTGAGCAGTAAAAACTTTGAGGATGTTTACTCGGTACAGGGAAAGTTCAAACTGAAAGATGAAATCACGACGCGGGTGAATCGCTTTCTGGTTCTCGGTCACATCAAAGAGGCTTATTTTACTGAATTCATCATTCAGTGAGCCAATGAAGGACAACATTTTTTTTAATTATCCAGGTTGCCGGGTTTACGCAGGCCAGACGCGGGCAATCAACGTCAGGAACATCTATGGAATAGGTCGATAAAATATGGGCGAGGTCTTATCACAAAGCGAAGTGGATGCTCTGTTGAGAGGAGTGGGTGGCGGTGAGGTAGAGACGGAGACTGATGAGCCGGTTGATACTTCCGCAGTCACGCCTTACGATCTGACCAGCCAGGAGAAAATTCTACGCGGACGTCTTCCAACGCTGGATATCATAAATCAAATGTTTTCCCGTTTGTTCCGGTCAACATTTTCTTCCCTGATGAGGAAATCCGTAGATGTGAGTGTTGTGTCCACCGACACCCTTAAATTCGGAGATTTTTTACGGTCCCTTCCGGTTCCATCGAGTCTCCATATATTTCGTATGGAACCCTTTAGAGGCCACGGATTACTGGTGGTGGAAAGTAAACTGGTTTTTTCAGTTGTCGATAACTTTTTTGGCGGGTCAGGGGCCAGTGCGGCAAAAATTACCGGACGGGATTTCAGCGCCATTGAAATTCGGATGATAAAAAATGTGGTTCTGAATGCGTTAGAAGATTTGGAAAAAGCCTGGAAGCCCGTTCATCCGGTGACCACCACCTATGTTCGTTCGGAGGTCAATCCGCAGTTTGCCGCTATAGTGCCGCCTTCCGATATGGTACTGGTTTTACTGTTTGATATTGAAATGGAAACTATTTCGGGAACTCTGACGATCTGTCTTCCCTATGCTTCGATCGAACCCATCCTGCCAAAGCTTAAGGCCTCATTTCAAAGTGAGGAGATGGAGGTGGACCAGGTTTGGGCCAAGCGTATGCGCTTGGAATTGTTGAATACGGAAATTGAAGCGGTTGCTGAATTGGGGAAAGCCCAGGTCACTCCCGGTCAATTGCTCAAGTTTAAAGTGGGTGATATTCTGATGCTCACAGCGGATGTTTCCGAACCCTTGACTTTGAAGGTGGAAGGGATCGAGAAAATAAAGGGATACCCAGGCGTCTATAGGGGAAACAAGGCGATCCAGGTAGATACAATCATAGAAAGGGAGAGCTAAGCAAATGGCAGATGATCTGGATAAGGATCAGACAAATTCCGTAAAAGATCAGGACGGGTCCCCTCCTGCCGATGAAGAAGCGGGAGAAGATCTGGGAAGGGACGAGAAAGGTCAGGGCGCCAAAAGCCTGGATCTGATTCTTGATATTCCTCTTACCGTGACCGTAGAACTAGGGCGCAGCAAGATGTTGATCAACGATCTACTGCAACTGGGGCAGGGGTCGGTTATTGAATTGACCAAGCTGGTTGGAGAGCCGCTTGAGGTTTTGATCAACCAAAAACTGGTGGCCCGGGGTGAGGTCGTGGTCGTCAATGAAAAATTCGGAGTTCGCTTGACAGACATTATAACTCCCATGGAAAGAGTGCAGTCACTCGCCTGATCCTTACAAAAGACTGCAGTTTCCACCACGTCCATTTATGATTCATTTTGTTTATCCGTACCGCCCAACTTTCCTTCCTTCTCTCTAAGTACCTCCGTCATAATCCCGTCTTTCCATCATAAAATGAAAATTTTTTAAAGTCTGGAACTTTAAAAAAAACAAATTTCTTCGTCCTTCCGAAAAACCAAACTATCTGATTTTCTTAAACTAAACGGAATAAGAAAGTCGCTCCGATTCTGCCACTCCATTTTTGTTACGATTCGGTATAGCCCTTGCACTTAAAACATTTAAGTAAGTTTATGAGTTTTTTTTGACACTACAACGCCGCTTAAATCGGCCTTCCACCAGTCATGCAAGAAAAGTGCAAAGGGATAAAATGGGTTTTTTTCCTCATGATTTTGTTTTTTCCTCCAGAGATAGGGTCTGCAAGCTCTGCAAGTGAAAACTTATTACAGGGTGTTTCCTCAGAATTAAGCGAAGGCAAGTTGACCGTACGGTTTGAATTTAGTGAACCTGTTTTAAACAGAGGAAAACCGGTTTTCGATAGAACATTCGTTCGCGTGAATGTTCCCAGGGCCTTTGTCCGCCCAACAAAACGTTTTTATTACACAGGCGATTCCAGGATCCCGCAAATTTTTGTGTCGCAACTCGATCCGGGCTCCTTGCAATTGCAATTCGTGCTTGGCGAGCAACTTCCCAATCTTCGAGAAAATTTTCAAGTGGAGGATCAAGGGCGATCTCTGGTTTTTCACTTTTTTAAAAAGGAAGAGGATGTGCTGAGTGAGTTTCTGACGCGGGCCGCGAACAGGGAGGAACCTCCCAATGTCCAGGAAACGAAGACCCTTCCGGTGCCTGATGAACGCACAATCCAGAACCTACCCGATCTTTTGGAAGCAAATAACAAGGGATTTATTTTGGATCAGGTCGCAGCCGAATCCCCGGCACCCGTAGCATCTTCCGAGCAAAAAATCCCCTCGACCCCGTCCCTGCGTTTTGAGGAGAACAAAGAGCGCGACTCCGGGGGGCCTATGGACCCTGTTTCCATCACCGTGAAAACGTTCACCATGTTTGCACTGGTCTTAGCGCTCATGTTTCTGGTCTTTTATTTATTCAAAAAGTTTGTTTTGAAAAATACAATTTTTGGCGGCAATGAAAAGTTCGTGCGGGTATTGGGTACGGGGTTTTTGGGGCCCAAGAAAAATATTGTCCTGGTGGAAGTGGTGGGCGAGATTCTTGTATTAGGAACGTCAAACGACAATATTTCTCTCCTCACTCATATTCAGGATAAGGAAAAAATAGAAAAGATCAAAGCCTTCGGGAAAGAAATGAACGGGAAAAAATTTTGGAACCCACAAAAAGGCAATGATCCCGTTCCAGAGCCTATTAACGAGCCTAGCAAACCGCAGGGTGAGTTTGCAAACTACCTCAAACAATTTTCCGGGGCCCCCTCTGAAAAAGAAAAGTCGTCGGTAGAAGAGGTGACCGAGCTGATTCGGAAAAACCTTGGAAAACTCAAAGCGCTATGATGCAAAGAAGCCGATGGTTTATTTTTTTATTGGCAGTCGTTCTGGGGCTTACACTGGCCTGGCCGGTTTCTGATGGATGGGCCATTCCGTTTCCCAGCATTCAGTTGGGGATCGATGATGTGAACGAACCCGCAAAAATATCCAGCGCCCTTCAAGTTCTGATCCTGCTCACCGTTCTGGCCCTCGCTCCTTCAATTCTTATCATGACGACGGCTTTCTCGCGAATCATCATTGTGCTGAGCTTTCTGCGTCAGGCCATGGGGACTCAGCAGACGCCGCCCACTCAGGTGTTGATTGGCCTGGGCATGTTTCTAACCTTTTTCGTGATGAGTCCTATTTGGGACGAAATCAATGTCCGGGCATTACAACCCTATATGGCAGAAGAAATGTCACAATTGGATGCTTTAAAACAGGCTGAAATTCCTCTGAAAAAATTCATGCTCAAGCAAACGCGGGAAAAAGATTTGTCCCTGTTTGTCAATCTTGTTGATGGCACGAGACCGGAAAAATCTGAAGATGTCGCCATGAGCACCCTGATCCCTGCTTTTATTATCAGCGAATTAAAGACTGCATTTCAGATAGGGTTTTTGATCTACATTCCATTTCTTATCCTGGATATGGTGGTCGCCAGTATTTTGCTATCCATGGGTATGATGATGCTTCCCCCCGTTTTGATATCCCTGCCGTTCAAGCTGATGCTGTTTGTCATGGTGGATGGCTGGTATTTGACGGTCGGGTCCTTAATGAAGAGTTTCAGCTAGAGAGAGAATCATGACACAGGCATTTATCATCGATTTCGCGATGGACAGCATGAAAACCACCTTGCTATTGTCCGCCCCCATGCTGGGGTTTGGGTTAGTGACAGGTCTTTTGGTTTCTATCTTTCAGGCGGTCACCTCCATTCAGGAGCTGACCCTGACCTTTATTCCGAAGATTCTGGCAGTTTTTTTCGCGATGATACTTTTTTTCCCCTGGTTGTTGCAGACCATGATGAGTTTCACGTCGAATATTCTGATCAACTTCCCTGAATTCATCCAGTAATGGACATTCTGAATTTTAACTTTTCCCAGTTGGAATCTTTTTTTTTCGTATTTTCCAGGGTAGTGGCGATTATCCTGTTTGCCCCCATTTTGGGGAGTGCACAGGTTCCTCCACGGCTGAAAGTTGGGTTGGCTCTGGGCTTCAGCCTATTGATTTTTCCCATGGTGAAGTCTCAGTCCTTGCCCGAACCCCTGGGAGTGTTCGATTTTGCGATTCACTTGGCGACCGATGCGGCGATTGGTCTGGCCATCTCTTTTGCAGTGCGCCTTATATTCACCGCCGTGCAGCTTGCAGGAACCGTGGTGGATTTTCAAATGGGATTTGGTGTGGTCAACGTCATCGACCCTCAAACCCAGGCGCAGGTATCCGTTACTGCGCAGTTTAATAATATTCTTGCGATCCTGATTTTTTTGGCCGCCGATGCGCACCATTTTATCATTGGCGCGGTGGTGCAAAGTTTTGAGTTGATCAATCCGGCCCTTGTGGATTTTTCGGATGTGACTCCAGAGTTTATCTTGAAAATTTTTGCATCAATGTTTCTGGTCGCAATCAAAATCTCTGCTCCCATCATGGCCATTTTGTTTTTTTTGAGCGTGGGTCTGGGGCTTGTGGCCCGAACCGTTCCACAGATGAACGTTTTTATTGTTGGGTTTCCCCTGCAAATCGGTGTGGGATTGGTCATGGTCGGTCTGTTCCTGCCTTTTTTCAGTGTTGTTTTGCAAAACCAGATAGCAGAGTTGCCTGCCAGGCTGGCTACCTTGATGCGGACATTTTAAACTTTAGGGAATGTTTACAAAACATGGAAAAGAACCAATATCCCCCTCACCTGAATCCTCTCCCTCAAAGGGGGAGAGGACGAATCTCCTTCTCCCCTTTGGGGAGAAGGCTGGGATGAGGGGCTATGTTCTGTTCTTTTGCTCTCTATATTGAGAGTTTGTAAATGAAGGAATCGATAAATGTCTATAATTTAGGGTTTCCCTTT
This genomic interval carries:
- the fliP gene encoding flagellar type III secretion system pore protein FliP (The bacterial flagellar biogenesis protein FliP forms a type III secretion system (T3SS)-type pore required for flagellar assembly.), whose protein sequence is MQRSRWFIFLLAVVLGLTLAWPVSDGWAIPFPSIQLGIDDVNEPAKISSALQVLILLTVLALAPSILIMTTAFSRIIIVLSFLRQAMGTQQTPPTQVLIGLGMFLTFFVMSPIWDEINVRALQPYMAEEMSQLDALKQAEIPLKKFMLKQTREKDLSLFVNLVDGTRPEKSEDVAMSTLIPAFIISELKTAFQIGFLIYIPFLILDMVVASILLSMGMMMLPPVLISLPFKLMLFVMVDGWYLTVGSLMKSFS
- the fliQ gene encoding flagellar biosynthesis protein FliQ, which gives rise to MTQAFIIDFAMDSMKTTLLLSAPMLGFGLVTGLLVSIFQAVTSIQELTLTFIPKILAVFFAMILFFPWLLQTMMSFTSNILINFPEFIQ
- the fliR gene encoding flagellar biosynthetic protein FliR — encoded protein: MDILNFNFSQLESFFFVFSRVVAIILFAPILGSAQVPPRLKVGLALGFSLLIFPMVKSQSLPEPLGVFDFAIHLATDAAIGLAISFAVRLIFTAVQLAGTVVDFQMGFGVVNVIDPQTQAQVSVTAQFNNILAILIFLAADAHHFIIGAVVQSFELINPALVDFSDVTPEFILKIFASMFLVAIKISAPIMAILFFLSVGLGLVARTVPQMNVFIVGFPLQIGVGLVMVGLFLPFFSVVLQNQIAELPARLATLMRTF